The following coding sequences lie in one Thalassoglobus polymorphus genomic window:
- a CDS encoding bifunctional serine/threonine-protein kinase/formylglycine-generating enzyme family protein — protein sequence MNCPSDLQLSEFLKGRLEEELSLQVEQHFEVCEECPARIASLDLGSHTISMDRLPEEDSNFDFVNEPECLQLQLFAKDLTHRAWPYGETSTIAVLNDGNSHKLPERIGHFRVLDRIGAGSFGVVLKCWDEHLDRPVAIKVSHPSRVKSESDAERYRLEAKLLAKMGHPNIVPVHASGLTDDGQVYIISRYIQGRNLAEILKVERFQIETAVRLVAKIAEAIHHMHTHGILHRDIKPGNILIDVDDIPYVTDFGLAIHEDEVVRNREVAGTLAYMSPEQLSGDGHLIVARSDIFSLGVVLFEMLTGVRPFGDRFADNSTEWMRKPPVPSDFEPNVPVALDRICSKALQRRSSERHSSARELQIELEKFLENPAAQPESEGQINRVYRGLRAFRKDDAEFFSELLPGQLSSEGHPQQVQYWLNRMDGRDPDCEPRIGVIYGATGSGKSSLVNAALVPKLAGIATPVLIQASEKKTEIDLAAQLKKVFLDLEAVSDLPEMTRRIRKRPLPHANQKVVIVIDQFEQWLQGRQIDSDQELVQALRQCDGHSIQCLLIVRDDYWVELSQFMRVVEASLNEGDNAMAVPEFTIEHAKTVLTKFGTLLKKGDLEDPEKAAFIERGVELIQSNGRVAPVWLALFVEITKELPWSSETIGYLDDFKALGRTYLRRRFDPEVCPRRYRPMIPAIKKLLSALLPEQGNNLKGQGLNFKELQEVCGYENKPQRFAQLIETLDSELRIISPIHQDGDDDQDLISYQLTHDYLVPSIRSWLEEEELQTHAGRARQKLRNHASLWSLKKEARQLPGLFEVAYIRSGTLPAEWSSLESEMMKTALRKIATRTLTAAILLAVLGTLMTLDLRKQRDTELLVQLKQANIENVPMIVDAIEERLPRMKDQVFREFQASTSGSASKARLALLLLNDEEEAAAELKRQLPESSFENFRIFTALLDEYDVPLDSYTDLFRSQTVPSEMRFQAACALLATNQDASLHNDETQVAISEAVVDGLIAKSGVSLETWTNWLSPYQEHLTEKLTRIFDAQGPQTDLNKAAFILSIFLRDDPATYSELLLRANDEQLSTLIDGIIDIPEAHLQSLDQKRRQVENNPESLDQKSKTNLLAAFVHLGETDFPFPYFRRQSDPSLRSELVHKLAGSRVNPERLLPHLKKSDNPDLTAGLLQVLGSLEPHHFTTAQQNELKQASTKLFIEDPDPEVHSSSQWVLKKFGETPSVPSTSARDAEKISQGWYSTESGFTMIVPPAEHRTLTSREKKNLLSVNWTFGISSTEVTVKDFCEYQKNYESIIKPNTSPDSAAGYIEIRDAMEYCNWLTKRSGMGADDLCYEVVRNYLQPRPDYLQRKGYRLPTEREWELATRSGSRTFFHFGSTDELINHYAWHIGNSNSQVHPVGLLKPNQLGLFDVSGNIGEWCHNHDDVVRNLKMNRSFRYAIPFRGGTFQSHLSSDMPIGSLKSESRIVMGQGGTFSYLGFRIARTLSHPENPQ from the coding sequence ATGAACTGTCCGTCAGACCTGCAATTGTCTGAGTTTCTCAAGGGGCGTCTTGAGGAGGAGCTCAGCCTTCAAGTCGAGCAGCATTTCGAAGTCTGCGAAGAATGTCCTGCTCGCATCGCCTCGCTGGATTTAGGGAGTCACACCATCTCCATGGATCGACTTCCCGAAGAAGACTCGAACTTTGACTTTGTCAACGAGCCAGAGTGTCTGCAGCTACAACTGTTCGCAAAAGATCTGACGCATCGTGCCTGGCCGTATGGAGAGACGTCCACAATCGCTGTCCTCAACGATGGCAACTCGCATAAACTTCCAGAGAGAATCGGTCATTTCCGCGTTTTGGATCGCATTGGAGCCGGCTCGTTTGGAGTCGTTCTGAAATGCTGGGACGAACACCTCGATCGCCCGGTCGCCATTAAAGTCTCTCACCCATCGCGAGTGAAATCAGAAAGTGACGCGGAACGCTATCGCCTGGAAGCCAAGTTGTTGGCAAAAATGGGACATCCAAATATCGTTCCGGTCCATGCTTCCGGGCTGACCGATGATGGTCAGGTCTACATTATCTCTCGATATATTCAGGGACGGAATTTAGCTGAGATCCTCAAGGTGGAACGGTTTCAAATCGAAACTGCAGTGAGACTCGTCGCAAAAATCGCTGAAGCCATCCATCACATGCATACACATGGGATTCTGCACAGAGACATCAAGCCCGGAAACATCCTGATTGATGTCGATGACATTCCCTATGTGACAGATTTCGGACTGGCAATCCATGAGGATGAAGTCGTTCGAAATCGTGAAGTCGCGGGGACCCTGGCATACATGAGTCCAGAGCAACTCAGCGGGGATGGACACCTGATCGTTGCCCGCTCGGACATCTTCAGCTTGGGAGTCGTTCTCTTTGAGATGCTCACCGGCGTGCGTCCGTTTGGGGATCGCTTTGCAGACAATTCAACAGAATGGATGAGAAAGCCCCCGGTCCCCAGTGATTTCGAACCGAATGTCCCGGTCGCTTTAGATCGAATCTGTTCGAAAGCTCTACAAAGGCGATCTTCCGAACGTCACTCCTCCGCTCGCGAATTGCAAATTGAACTTGAAAAGTTTCTGGAAAACCCTGCCGCACAGCCCGAATCAGAAGGGCAAATCAATCGAGTCTACCGAGGGTTGCGGGCTTTTCGAAAAGACGACGCAGAGTTCTTCAGTGAATTACTTCCTGGGCAACTGTCGAGTGAAGGCCACCCGCAGCAGGTTCAGTATTGGCTGAACCGTATGGATGGCCGAGATCCTGATTGTGAACCTCGAATCGGTGTCATCTATGGTGCGACAGGGAGCGGAAAATCTTCTCTGGTGAATGCCGCCCTCGTCCCAAAGCTTGCCGGAATTGCAACTCCCGTTTTAATTCAGGCGTCGGAGAAGAAAACAGAAATCGATCTCGCCGCTCAACTGAAGAAAGTCTTTCTCGACTTAGAAGCAGTCTCCGACTTGCCGGAGATGACGCGTCGAATCCGAAAGCGTCCACTTCCGCACGCGAATCAAAAAGTCGTCATCGTCATCGATCAGTTTGAGCAATGGCTGCAAGGTCGGCAAATCGATTCTGATCAAGAACTTGTGCAAGCGTTGCGTCAATGTGACGGGCACTCCATTCAGTGCTTACTCATCGTCCGTGATGATTACTGGGTCGAACTCTCACAGTTCATGCGCGTTGTTGAAGCCTCTCTCAATGAGGGAGACAATGCCATGGCTGTCCCGGAATTCACAATAGAGCATGCCAAAACGGTGCTCACCAAATTTGGAACGTTGTTGAAGAAAGGGGATCTGGAAGATCCGGAGAAAGCCGCCTTCATTGAACGAGGTGTCGAGCTGATCCAATCGAACGGTCGCGTCGCTCCTGTTTGGCTTGCTCTGTTTGTTGAAATCACCAAAGAGTTACCGTGGAGTTCCGAAACGATCGGGTATCTTGATGACTTTAAAGCATTAGGACGTACCTACCTGCGACGACGTTTCGATCCGGAAGTCTGTCCACGCCGATATCGCCCGATGATTCCCGCGATAAAAAAACTCCTCAGTGCTTTACTCCCGGAACAAGGCAACAATTTGAAAGGTCAGGGACTGAACTTCAAAGAGTTACAAGAGGTATGCGGATACGAAAATAAACCGCAACGCTTTGCACAACTCATTGAAACCCTCGACAGCGAATTGCGAATCATATCACCGATTCATCAAGACGGAGATGACGATCAAGATCTGATCAGCTACCAGTTGACGCACGACTATCTGGTCCCCTCAATCCGAAGTTGGCTGGAAGAAGAAGAGCTGCAGACACATGCCGGACGGGCCAGGCAAAAACTCCGAAACCATGCCTCTCTTTGGAGCCTGAAAAAAGAAGCTCGGCAACTTCCTGGACTTTTTGAAGTCGCCTACATCCGCTCTGGAACCCTACCCGCGGAGTGGTCATCGCTTGAGTCCGAAATGATGAAAACGGCTCTCCGAAAAATTGCCACCCGAACCTTGACTGCAGCCATCCTTCTTGCAGTTCTGGGGACTCTGATGACGCTCGACCTGAGAAAACAACGAGACACGGAACTGCTGGTGCAACTCAAGCAGGCAAACATTGAAAATGTCCCGATGATCGTGGATGCCATTGAAGAGCGACTTCCGCGCATGAAGGACCAAGTCTTCCGTGAATTCCAGGCTTCCACTTCAGGGTCCGCCTCAAAAGCGCGACTTGCATTGCTTCTCCTCAACGACGAAGAAGAGGCTGCAGCCGAACTGAAAAGACAACTGCCCGAAAGTTCGTTCGAGAACTTTCGGATTTTCACTGCATTACTGGATGAATATGACGTTCCACTCGATTCATACACGGACCTGTTCCGGTCTCAAACAGTCCCTTCTGAGATGCGTTTTCAAGCGGCCTGTGCTCTGTTAGCTACGAATCAGGATGCGAGTCTGCACAACGATGAGACTCAAGTTGCCATCAGCGAGGCAGTTGTTGATGGACTCATCGCCAAATCGGGGGTTTCCCTCGAGACCTGGACAAACTGGCTAAGCCCTTACCAGGAACACCTGACTGAAAAGCTGACGAGAATCTTTGATGCTCAAGGGCCCCAGACCGATCTCAATAAAGCTGCGTTCATTCTGTCGATCTTTTTGCGGGATGATCCCGCAACCTACTCGGAACTTCTCCTACGCGCCAATGACGAACAACTTTCAACTCTCATAGACGGAATCATCGACATCCCCGAAGCTCATCTTCAATCGCTCGATCAAAAGCGGCGACAGGTTGAAAACAACCCGGAATCACTCGACCAGAAATCCAAAACCAACTTGCTCGCTGCTTTCGTACATCTCGGGGAAACAGACTTTCCATTCCCTTACTTCCGTCGCCAATCTGATCCATCACTTCGTAGCGAACTCGTGCACAAGCTGGCTGGAAGTCGAGTCAACCCAGAACGCTTGCTCCCACATCTTAAAAAGTCAGACAACCCGGATCTCACCGCCGGTCTTCTCCAAGTTTTGGGTTCGCTCGAACCCCACCATTTTACGACGGCGCAACAGAATGAACTCAAACAGGCCTCAACGAAACTTTTCATCGAAGACCCTGACCCTGAAGTCCATTCCTCGTCACAGTGGGTGCTAAAGAAATTCGGAGAGACACCTTCAGTCCCATCGACATCTGCACGTGACGCCGAAAAAATCTCTCAGGGATGGTATTCGACTGAGTCTGGCTTCACGATGATCGTTCCCCCAGCAGAACATCGCACACTGACCTCACGAGAGAAAAAGAATCTACTTTCCGTGAACTGGACATTCGGAATCTCCTCGACAGAAGTCACCGTCAAAGACTTCTGTGAATACCAAAAGAATTACGAATCAATAATCAAACCGAACACATCACCAGACTCCGCAGCCGGCTACATCGAGATCAGGGATGCGATGGAGTATTGCAACTGGCTGACAAAACGGTCAGGCATGGGTGCTGACGACTTGTGTTATGAAGTCGTCCGAAACTATCTCCAGCCTCGCCCCGATTACCTCCAACGTAAGGGGTACCGGCTTCCGACAGAGAGAGAATGGGAACTGGCCACACGTTCGGGAAGTCGCACTTTTTTCCACTTTGGATCAACAGACGAACTGATCAACCACTACGCCTGGCACATCGGAAATTCAAACAGCCAAGTCCATCCTGTCGGATTGTTGAAACCAAACCAACTCGGACTCTTTGACGTGAGCGGCAACATCGGAGAGTGGTGTCACAATCACGACGACGTCGTTCGAAACTTGAAGATGAATCGCTCTTTTCGATACGCAATCCCATTTCGTGGTGGCACGTTCCAGTCACATCTCTCATCAGATATGCCAATCGGATCATTAAAATCAGAAAGCCGAATCGTCATGGGGCAAGGTGGGACGTTTTCGTACCTTGGATTTCGCATCGCCCGCACGCTCAGCCACCCGGAGAACCCCCAGTAA